The nucleotide window TGCAGATGCATGAGCCACGCTCGCACGATCCGGGCATCGAGAGCGCGCAGGCCGTCCCCCACCACCGGGCCCGCGGCCGCCTCGGCGCAGAAGGCGCGGAACTGGTCGAGGTCACTGCGGTAGCTGCGGAGCGTGTGGGGGGACAGCTGCTTCTCCACGCGGAGGTAGCGGAGGAACGCCTCCAGCGGATCGCTCATCCGACCGGTAACTCGGCCTCCCGGCGGAAGTCGCAGCCCTCCTTGATGCACGTCAACACCATTCGGCCTCGCGTCATCCGGGTCGTTACGAAGGGCGCGCCGCACTTGGGACAGGGCTCGGACACCGGCCGCTGCCAGACGACGAACTTGCAGCCGGGATAGGCCGAGCACCCGTAGAAGGTGCGACCCCGTTTGGAGCGGCGCTCGACCAGCTCGCCGGTGCAGCCGGGCTCGGGGCAGGCGATGCCGAGTGTCACCGGCTTGGTCGTCTTGCACTCGGGGTAGCCCGAGCAGGCGATGAACTTGCCGAACCGGCCTCGCTTGATCACCATGGGCCGGCCGCAGGTGGGGCAGGTCTCGTTCGTGGGCTCGTCCTCGGCGCGCTCGCCGCCACTCAGATCGCGGGTGTAGCGGCAGTCGGGATACGTCGAGCAGGCGATGAACTTGCCGAACCGCCCACGCCGCTCGATCAGCTCGCCTCCGCACTCGGGACAGGCTTCGCCGGTGGGGGTGCCCTGCTTCTCGTTGGCCATCTCCCGCTTGGCGCGGGCGAGGTCCCGCTTGAAGGGCTCGTAGAACTCCTTCACCGTCTGGACCCAGTTCCGCTCGCCCTCCTCGACCTTGTCGAGGTGGTCCTCCATCTGGGCGGTGAACTCGACGTCCATGATCTCCGGGAAGTACGGCAGCAGCTTGTCGGTGACGGCGATGCCCAGCTCGGTCGGGAACAGCGTGCGCCGCTCCCGCCGGACGTAGCCGCGATCGTGAATGATGGTGCCGAGGATGGAGGCGTAGGTGGACGGCCGCCCGATCCCCAGCTCTTCCAGGGTCTTGATCAGGGCCGCCTCCGTGTAGCGGGGTGGCGGCTGGGTGAAATGCTGCTTGGGGTCCAGCCCGAGCACGGCGAGCACCTCGCCCTCGGCGAGCACCGGCACCGGGCTCTCGCTGTCCTCCTCGCCGACGGCGTCGTCTTCCCGGCTCTCCACATAGACCGCGGTGAACCCCTTGAACTTCAGCGTCTGCCCCTGGGCCCGGAACAGACAGCGCCCGGCGTTCGGCGCCGCCGCCCCGGCGGGGACGGCGTCGATGTCGGCGCTCACCGTGTCGTACACGGCGGGCACCATCTGGCTCGCCAGGAACCGCTCCCAGATGAGCCGGTAGAGGCCGAGCTGATCTCGGGTGAGGGACCGGGCCACCGAACGCGGGTCACGCTCGACGTCGGTCGGCCGGACGGCCTCGTGAGCTTCCTGGGCGCTGCCGCGCGACTTGTAGGTCGGTGCCGCGTCCGGCACGTACTCCCGGCCCAAACGGCTGCTGACCCACGCGCGCGCCTGCTCCTGCGCCTCCCGGCTCACCCGGACGGAGTCGGTCCGCATATAGGTGATGAGCCCGACCTGGCCATCGGCACCCAGCTCCACGCCCTCGTAGAGCTGCTGGGCCACCGTCATGGTTTTCCTGGCCGAGAACCCCAGCTTGCGGCCGGCATCCTGCTGCAGCGTGGACGTGATGAAGGGCGCGGCCGGATTGCGCCGGCGTTCCCCGCGCGTCACGCTCCGCACCACGAAGCGGGCACCCTCCAGGCTGGCCATGAGCGCCCGGGTGGTCGCCTCGTCGGGCAGGACCGGCTTCTCGCCGCCCACCTCCTTGAGCGTGGCCACGAACTCCGGCGGCTGCTGGGCGCGCAGACGGGCGTGGAGCGACCAGTATTCTTCCGGCCGGAACGCCTGGATGGCTCGCTCGCGATCGACGATCAGGCGTACGGCCACGGACTGGACGCGGCCCGCCGACAGGCCCCGCTGCACCTTCTCCCACAGCAGCGGCGACAGGCTGTAGCCCACGAGACGGTCGAGCACGCGGCGCGCCTGCTGGGCGTCGACCTTCTTGAGATCGATCTTGCCGGGCTTCTGGAAGGCCGCTTTGACGGCACGCTCGGTGATCTCGTTGAAGGCGACGCGGTAGACCTTGCGCTTGTCGACGCGCAGCTCCTGGGCGAGATGCCAGCCGATGGCTTCTCCTTCGCGATCGGGGTCGGTGGCGACGTAGAGGATGTCGGCTCGCTCGGCCGCCTTCTTGAGGTCGTCCAGCACCTTCTTCTTGCCGGGGGTGACGACGTACTTCGGCTTGAAGTTGCGCTTGGGGTCCACCCCGAGCGACGACTTGGGCAGATCGCGGACGTGGCCCATCGAGGCCTTGACGATGTACTTCGAGTCCAGATACTTCTGGATCGTCTTGACCTTCGTCGGCGACTCCACCACCACCAGGGCTTTCGCCACTACGCTCTCCCTCCACACGGAATCGTCACCCAGCGCTGGCCGTCGAGCTGTCGGACTCGACCATTGAGCTCGAGGGCGATCAGTGCCGCGGCCACGCGCCCGGGGCCGCAGCCAGTCCGCGTGATCAGCACCTCGATGTGCTGCGGCTCGTCTGTGCTGAGCAACGCCAGGACACGTGCCTCGTCGCTGTCGACCGCCGGGAGATCGGCTTCTGCGCCCGGCGATGGCGCGCGGACTGCGCGGCGCCATTCGTCTGGCAATTCTTGCACGACGTCCTGCCAACTGCGTATCAGTTTAGCACCGTCCTGAATGAGGGCATTCGCGCCCTGGCTCGCGGGCGACGTGATTTGGCCTGGAACGGCGAACACTTCGCGGCCGAGCTCGCCGCCCTGGGATGCGGTGATGAGCGCTCCCGAGCGCTCGGGCGCTTCGACCACGACGACCCCGAGCGCGAGCCCGGCCAGGGTGCGGTTTCGGGCCGGGAAATGCCAGGCCAGCGGCGCCGTCCCCGGCGCGAATTGCGACACCAGCGCGCCGTGGACGGCGATCTCCTCGGCGAGCGCGCGGCTCTCCGGCGGGTAGACGAGGTCGATGCCGCTGCCCAGAACGGCCAGCGTGCGGCCGCGGGCAGCGAGCGCGCCGCGATGAGCGGCGGTATCGATGCCCCGGGCCAGCCCGCTGACGATGGTCACGCCCCGCGCGGCTAGATCGAAGGCCAGTCGCTCGGCGACGGCGAGGCCGTACGCGCTGGCCCGCCGCGTTCCCACGATGGCGATCGCCAGCGCGTCCTCGGCAACGAGTGTCCCGCGTACCCAGAGCGCGGGCGGCGCCGGGATAGCGGCGAGGAGCGCGGGATAGCGCACGTCGCCGGGATCGAGGGCGAAGGTCTGCACGGCTCGGGCCACATTGCCTGGCCGCGATCGCCCGGTCAAGAATCCGAACCCGATACGCCGAACGTCGTGAACGGCTAGCGAGGCGCCGGGACGCGGCTGGCGGAAAGCAGTTTTCCCGCCTTGGCGGCGGCGTCGGAGTCGGGATGCTCCCGCACGACACGCTGCCAGGCCGCGCGGGCGCGGGCGGCCTCGCGCAGATTTGCGTGGCAGAGGCCGATCTTGAGCAGCGCGTCGGCGGCCCGTCCATCCGGCGGGTTGTGCCGGAAGACGCGCTCGAACTCCACGAGCGACTGGCGCCAGTCTTGCTGGATGTAATACGCCTCTCCGATCCAGTACTGCGCGCTGGCGGCGAGCGAATGCTTGGGGTGCTTGGCGACGAAGTCCAGAAAATCGAGGACCGCCTGGCCGTACTCGCGGGCACGAAAGCTGGCGAGCGCCGCCTGGTACGCCGTTTCGGCGGCCGCCACCCGTGTGGCGGTGCCGCGGACGGTACCGTCGCGCGCGGGCCGCTCGGCCGGTGGCGTCGACAGCGGCACCGGCACGGCAACCGCGACAGGCGTGGGCGCGCTTCCCTCGAGCCTCGCCACCCGACCCGTGAGCTGGCGGACGCCATCGGCCGTCTCCGCCACGGCGCCCCGCAACCCGGCCAGCTCGCTT belongs to Candidatus Methylomirabilota bacterium and includes:
- the ybgF gene encoding tol-pal system protein YbgF; this translates as MTRAFWSVAALMVLVSGCGANAKTVRQLQAELETLKGELTTLRQAHDITFRDAAALRGSVQALESELAGLRGAVAETADGVRQLTGRVARLEGSAPTPVAVAVPVPLSTPPAERPARDGTVRGTATRVAAAETAYQAALASFRAREYGQAVLDFLDFVAKHPKHSLAASAQYWIGEAYYIQQDWRQSLVEFERVFRHNPPDGRAADALLKIGLCHANLREAARARAAWQRVVREHPDSDAAAKAGKLLSASRVPAPR
- the topA gene encoding type I DNA topoisomerase — translated: MAKALVVVESPTKVKTIQKYLDSKYIVKASMGHVRDLPKSSLGVDPKRNFKPKYVVTPGKKKVLDDLKKAAERADILYVATDPDREGEAIGWHLAQELRVDKRKVYRVAFNEITERAVKAAFQKPGKIDLKKVDAQQARRVLDRLVGYSLSPLLWEKVQRGLSAGRVQSVAVRLIVDRERAIQAFRPEEYWSLHARLRAQQPPEFVATLKEVGGEKPVLPDEATTRALMASLEGARFVVRSVTRGERRRNPAAPFITSTLQQDAGRKLGFSARKTMTVAQQLYEGVELGADGQVGLITYMRTDSVRVSREAQEQARAWVSSRLGREYVPDAAPTYKSRGSAQEAHEAVRPTDVERDPRSVARSLTRDQLGLYRLIWERFLASQMVPAVYDTVSADIDAVPAGAAAPNAGRCLFRAQGQTLKFKGFTAVYVESREDDAVGEEDSESPVPVLAEGEVLAVLGLDPKQHFTQPPPRYTEAALIKTLEELGIGRPSTYASILGTIIHDRGYVRRERRTLFPTELGIAVTDKLLPYFPEIMDVEFTAQMEDHLDKVEEGERNWVQTVKEFYEPFKRDLARAKREMANEKQGTPTGEACPECGGELIERRGRFGKFIACSTYPDCRYTRDLSGGERAEDEPTNETCPTCGRPMVIKRGRFGKFIACSGYPECKTTKPVTLGIACPEPGCTGELVERRSKRGRTFYGCSAYPGCKFVVWQRPVSEPCPKCGAPFVTTRMTRGRMVLTCIKEGCDFRREAELPVG
- the dprA gene encoding DNA-processing protein DprA, whose product is MQTFALDPGDVRYPALLAAIPAPPALWVRGTLVAEDALAIAIVGTRRASAYGLAVAERLAFDLAARGVTIVSGLARGIDTAAHRGALAARGRTLAVLGSGIDLVYPPESRALAEEIAVHGALVSQFAPGTAPLAWHFPARNRTLAGLALGVVVVEAPERSGALITASQGGELGREVFAVPGQITSPASQGANALIQDGAKLIRSWQDVVQELPDEWRRAVRAPSPGAEADLPAVDSDEARVLALLSTDEPQHIEVLITRTGCGPGRVAAALIALELNGRVRQLDGQRWVTIPCGGRA